The following DNA comes from Papaver somniferum cultivar HN1 unplaced genomic scaffold, ASM357369v1 unplaced-scaffold_128, whole genome shotgun sequence.
CTTCAATTTGCTTCATAGTCTTTCGGAAATCTCTTTCATATCGGTCAGGCTTGATCTTGTGCTCTGTAAACACCGACATAGTTTCCTCTTCATAAGCGTCAGCGTCAGAGTCAGAGGGTGCCCCATCAAGGAATTGACGTCTCTCCTTAGCCTCTTGTATTCTGCACCGAATTCGATCCTTTCTGCGCTGACGATTCtctgcttcatcatcttcagcctTTCTCTTCATAAGTTCAGCATAAGTGACCCATCGATCATTCAAGGGTATGCTAGGATTTGCTCCCTAATCATGAGTTTTCTTAGCTTTCGATTTGTCTAtagaagctttggaatcctcATTAGAAGAGATGGAGGAATAACTATAATCGTAATTGCTGCTGCCAGAAGTTGACATTTTTTGGAACCAGGAGCATAAAATTATCAACATGCAAATAAATCCATCTGCAAAAATGgtcattcttaactcttacctttttacgattccactaatagTAGTGATGATAATGCAAGAGTTAACACCTTAAACTCGTTCTTTTCTTcgaaatctacaaaagacgaacgaaactcagattttcataaaatcatgaacatttctactgtgtgaacattcaccatggaattatgaaaactaaaacaatatttcatcataaataattgtttactttgaacatTACTCAGAATCAAACTTggatttttgaaaatatatgtttacaaagACGTGAAATGATAGCTCACGTTTTTATTTTTGTGAGTGATaactcacgcaaaaaaaaaaaatcttttccgtGAGAATGTCACGGTTTTGTATACAAAGAGATTTTTCGTGGACATATCacgattttatatatatatatatatatatatataaaatctcttttccttcgtaacgtcgttcgtctttaaaacgaaggtttatttcaattttgcgAAAATCTCACATcttataagataaagttttgattttcatgaaagcccatgaacaaaattttatcactggacacaagtccacatataaaaaaaaaaaaacttttttccttCGTGCTATCATcattctttaaaacgagggtttatttcggttttgtgaaaattcacTCCTTTTACGATAAAACCTTGATTctcatgaaagatcataaacaaagttttatcactggacctaggtatatatataaaaaaaatctctcctaaatcagggattataattaGTTTCTCaaaaactaacgaacaaacgaacatacgttttccaaaaaaataagggtttttcaacaaaaatcgcgcctatatatacacatatatGATTTAAACATGATcaaaagcatgaaaaactcatgagatcagcagcaaaaaaaaaattgcgtACCTGGTCGGCGACGGTCGGACAGTAGCGGCAACGGTCAGCGGCGCTGGAAACTCCGGCGAAAATTCTTTTCCTCCCTGATAACGTGAGggtgatgaagagatgaaggtggcCGGTCGTGTGaaggagaaataaaataaaaaaaaaagattaattccttttatactaaattttatttccaaaaacctaattccacaaggatttccttattgggtccggcccgcgaatcctaaacgaccaaggtaccgtcatcaaaatcagcggttcaacaccaatttatgctcattatacgatgctctatcatgccactggtatcttcattcaagtcgtggtttgctcgtactataaaaaatccggtaacgtcttaacttacgactaagttcaattgcttatattgtttatagccggaaaatcaccattcaatactgactgaggaacacgattgttcctcactaagcaggggacttaatgtagatggtggattttcgacaaaggctaaaatcttaaacccataattatacaaacttctgatccaacaatcagacgcgagtattgagacacgtgtctctcatcaaatctctgattgagaatactgtctctcagagtatttgcatatatgtagtctctcagctgaggcaacgaaatatctcataaatactgagcaatttcagtaattacttctatatagaatcacgagattggacggctcctagaaatcTTGCCTGCTAGTGTagagcaacaacatcttcaaaatacaacaacaattttccctgactatataaaggatatgacgcttaAACAAGCTTATATCGCTcataataattaatgctcctagatgatcgtgctagtatagagccatcaattaattattcctaaattattagattcatccactgaatctctggaaaatattaaaatattttcgtaatatttcgttacttcaattcatggctcttcTCAAcataattccacgggttagtagtaaatattcaacacatgggcgtctgagttaccttcgagcatgccccgactcaaaaggtgcaagtgtactcgacgatgatgcactaacaatcacctgcacgaacgagtatttcaaaatacgacgagatgatgaacctatgcaaaataggaaaaaaaataataaataataaaatattgaccaaggcgctgggggactgggctcactgccggccgaccgtgccgtggccaatcccacgcccagttttatattttatcatatttttgttattttccttgatcttatgaaaatcctttcatttgagcaaatatctttcgttttaaaggaactcctcagtttcatggtgttccttcgcaccaaggaaataatataaaattgggaaaaatgtcgtgggaccgtggtcactggccggccggccatgccttggcctcagccggtcccacacctcatggttcctcattattttattattatatccctaatctcatgaaaactcctcaatctcatggtatttccttaaaaccatgaaaaataatataaaattaggaaaactcgtgggactgggc
Coding sequences within:
- the LOC113331918 gene encoding uncharacterized protein LOC113331918, encoding MKRKAEDDEAENRQRRKDRIRCRIQEAKERRQFLDGAPSDSDADAYEEETMSVFTEHKIKPDRYERDFRKTMKQIEVEAEEDSDSDDPYTHTDFINDPNADSDEEEDSDDKSDNSDDESDNSDESDE